A window of Streptomyces armeniacus contains these coding sequences:
- a CDS encoding acyl-CoA dehydrogenase family protein has translation MEFDWTSEQRSRYAETLASVREVFPPDEAPATGHYDRKRWQQLGERGLLGLSVPVPYGGRGLGALDTARLTEALGYGCAETGLVFGASAHLFACAMPIAHFGTEDTRRHVLPGMCAGQLVAGNAMTEAEAGSDVSRLTTTAQRVPGGWRLNGEKTFVSNGPAADVFVTYACTDAKAGPFANTGFVVDRSAAGLSVGEPFGKMGLSQCPAGTVRFDDCFVPDDRVLGEEGQGGTIFQHSMDWERTCLFAGYLGLADRLIEKCVAHVRGRRQSGRRLSGFQAVSHRIAEMKLRTESARLLLYRACWEIDRGLPSALSVSLSKLAVSEGVLQSALDAVRIFGGRGYQSAEGIEAALRDAVPSVLFSGTSEIQRELVARELGL, from the coding sequence GTGGAGTTCGACTGGACGAGTGAGCAGCGGTCCCGTTACGCCGAGACGCTGGCCTCCGTACGCGAGGTGTTTCCGCCTGACGAGGCGCCCGCCACCGGCCACTACGACCGGAAGCGGTGGCAGCAGCTGGGCGAACGCGGCCTGCTCGGGCTGTCCGTGCCCGTCCCGTACGGCGGCCGCGGGCTGGGCGCGCTGGACACCGCCCGGCTGACGGAGGCGCTCGGCTACGGATGCGCGGAGACGGGGCTGGTGTTCGGCGCCAGCGCCCATCTCTTCGCCTGCGCCATGCCCATCGCGCACTTCGGCACGGAGGACACGCGGAGGCACGTACTGCCCGGCATGTGCGCCGGGCAGCTCGTGGCGGGCAACGCGATGACGGAGGCCGAAGCGGGCTCCGACGTCTCGCGGCTCACGACCACCGCGCAGCGGGTGCCGGGCGGCTGGCGGCTGAACGGCGAGAAGACCTTCGTCAGCAACGGGCCCGCGGCCGACGTGTTCGTCACCTACGCCTGTACGGACGCCAAGGCCGGGCCGTTCGCGAACACCGGCTTCGTCGTGGACCGTTCGGCCGCGGGACTCAGTGTGGGAGAGCCGTTCGGGAAGATGGGCCTGTCGCAGTGCCCGGCGGGCACGGTCCGGTTCGACGACTGCTTCGTCCCGGACGACCGGGTGCTGGGCGAGGAGGGGCAGGGCGGCACGATCTTCCAGCACTCGATGGACTGGGAGCGCACGTGTCTCTTCGCCGGGTATCTCGGCCTTGCCGACCGGCTGATCGAGAAGTGCGTCGCGCACGTGCGCGGCCGGCGCCAGTCCGGCCGCCGGCTGTCCGGATTCCAGGCCGTCTCGCACCGGATCGCGGAGATGAAGCTGCGCACCGAGAGCGCCCGGCTGCTGCTGTACCGCGCCTGCTGGGAGATCGACAGAGGGCTGCCCTCGGCGCTGTCGGTGTCACTGTCGAAGCTCGCGGTCTCCGAGGGCGTCCTGCAGAGCGCCCTGGACGCCGTACGGATCTTCGGCGGGCGCGGTTACCAGAGCGCGGAGGGGATCGAGGCGGCGCTGCGGGACGCCGTTCCGTCCGTGCTGTTCTCCGGAACCTCGGAAATTCAGCGGGAACTCGTCGCAAGGGAGCTCGGGTTGTGA